The following proteins come from a genomic window of Paenibacillus sp. CAA11:
- a CDS encoding YwbE family protein gives MDGNLRNNITPGLTVDIVLKQDQPTGKLTRGVVKDILTNSARHPHGIKVRLQDGQVGRVKVIH, from the coding sequence TAATATTACCCCAGGTTTAACTGTTGATATCGTGCTAAAACAAGATCAGCCCACCGGAAAGCTGACCCGAGGAGTGGTGAAGGATATCTTAACGAATTCTGCCAGGCATCCGCATGGCATCAAGGTCCGCCTGCAGGACGGGCAAGTGGGTCGCGTTAAGGTCATCCATTAG